One part of the uncultured Bacteroides sp. genome encodes these proteins:
- a CDS encoding RNA polymerase sigma-70 factor — protein sequence MSLQNESNTLLFNKVFADYQHRFIRFANTYLRDTSAAEDIVMDSFMYYWENRGSLSEDSNIPAYILTIIKHKCLNHLRSRSVREKVEEDLLNHNFRVIQTNIETLEACNPQELFSKEVNKLINEAISTLPNRTKDIFLRSRYQNQSYKEIAFDLNITVKSVEFEVSKAMKILRIALKDYFPVLLFILQYKWPN from the coding sequence ATGTCCTTACAAAACGAATCAAATACCCTTCTATTTAATAAAGTCTTTGCTGATTATCAACATCGTTTTATACGATTTGCGAATACATATTTACGAGATACATCTGCTGCCGAAGATATTGTGATGGATAGCTTTATGTATTACTGGGAAAACAGAGGATCTTTATCTGAAGATTCTAATATACCAGCCTATATATTAACCATTATAAAGCATAAATGTCTTAATCATCTGCGATCAAGGAGTGTGAGAGAAAAGGTCGAGGAAGATTTACTTAATCATAATTTCAGAGTGATCCAAACTAATATTGAAACACTTGAAGCATGCAATCCTCAGGAACTTTTTTCCAAAGAGGTTAACAAGCTTATCAATGAAGCAATTTCGACTTTACCCAATCGGACAAAAGATATTTTTCTGAGAAGCCGTTATCAAAATCAAAGTTATAAGGAAATAGCCTTCGATCTTAATATTACCGTCAAGAGTGTTGAGTTTGAGGTGTCTAAAGCGATGAAAATATTAAGGATTGCACTAAAAGACTATTTTCCAGTATTGCTATTTATTCTTCAGTATAAATGGCCTAATTAG
- a CDS encoding FecR family protein, whose protein sequence is MDKEILYHFFNGDATIEQEMQVLAWIDQNPENRDEFLKERKFFDAMLLHADENSMQQRKAFSIPGWAKEVLKVAAVVLITFGLGFYFVNRERGKLLALTNTITVPAGQRVNITLPDGTKVCMNSLSELQYPTFFAGNKREVKLKGEAFFDVTHNEKMPFVVETQKYNVEVLGTSFDVEAYPDSRDFLTSLVRGKVKVVSNTNAQEDISLSPNEQVYTVNGKLAVRDIPDMDAFNWRDGILSFKGDSFLKIMSKIEKCYDLKIIVNKSPAPQKEFFGKIKISDGVDHILRVLQKNTQFKYRWDDNMRVIYIE, encoded by the coding sequence ATGGACAAAGAAATATTATATCATTTTTTTAATGGCGATGCTACCATAGAGCAGGAAATGCAGGTACTTGCCTGGATCGACCAGAATCCTGAAAATAGAGACGAGTTTCTCAAAGAAAGAAAGTTCTTTGATGCAATGCTTTTGCATGCTGATGAAAATAGTATGCAACAAAGAAAAGCGTTTTCTATTCCTGGTTGGGCAAAAGAAGTGCTAAAAGTAGCAGCTGTGGTATTAATAACTTTTGGCTTAGGATTTTATTTTGTTAATAGAGAACGTGGCAAATTACTAGCCTTGACAAATACTATTACAGTTCCTGCAGGTCAGCGGGTTAATATTACATTACCCGATGGAACAAAAGTGTGCATGAATTCCCTGTCAGAGCTTCAATATCCAACTTTTTTTGCAGGTAATAAACGTGAAGTTAAACTGAAAGGTGAAGCCTTTTTTGATGTGACTCATAATGAAAAAATGCCTTTCGTTGTTGAAACTCAAAAGTATAACGTGGAAGTTTTGGGAACATCTTTTGATGTTGAAGCTTATCCGGATAGTAGAGACTTTTTAACTTCTTTAGTTAGAGGTAAAGTTAAGGTAGTGAGCAATACAAATGCTCAAGAGGATATTTCCCTTTCTCCAAACGAACAAGTATATACTGTTAACGGCAAACTCGCAGTAAGAGATATTCCTGATATGGATGCTTTTAATTGGCGAGATGGTATCCTGAGTTTCAAAGGAGATTCTTTCCTGAAAATAATGAGCAAAATAGAAAAATGTTATGATCTTAAGATTATTGTGAATAAATCTCCGGCCCCTCAGAAAGAATTCTTTGGAAAGATCAAAATATCTGATGGGGTA